CGTAAAGATCAATTTCCATTacctttcattgatcagatgcCTGAGAGGTTAGCAGGTCATTCtcattattgttttcttgatggttattcaggatataatcagattgttattgctcctgaagatcaagagaagacaaTCTTCACATGCCCTTTTGGAACATTCGCTTTCCGACGTgtgccatttgggttatgtaaGGCTCTTGCACTTTTCAGCGATGTATGATGAGCATTTTTTCAGAATATATTGagaacattgaggtttttatggatgattttagtgTTTATCGTGACTCATTTGATCGATGCCTTCATAATCTCACTTTGGTACTCCGGCAGTGTATTGAAACTAAccttgtgcttaattgggaaaattTTCATTTTATGGTAAACCAAGGTATAGTTTTGGGTCATGTGATTTCAGTCAAGGGAATAGAGTTTGATAAGGCATGATTTAATTTGTTCTCTACTGCCTCCGACTAGTGTGAAAGAAGTGAGATCATTCCTTGGGCATGTCGGGTTCTATAGGAGATTTATCAAGGATTTCTCTATAATCTCCACACCACTATGCAACCTTATTCAAAAAGATGTCAAGTTCGAGTTTAATGAAAAGCTTTTAGTGGCTTTGAACTTATCAAAAGAGTATTTGCTTACAGTTCCTATAATTCAGCCACCACATTGGGAGTTGCCTTTTGAACTCATGTGTGATGCGAGTGACTATGATGTGGGTGTTGTTCGTGGACAACGATTTGACAAGCTCCCGCATGTTATATACTATGCTTCTCGCATTCATAAtgatgctcaacttaattattccACCACTGAAAAAAAGCTCTTGGAGGTCATTTTTTCCTTGGAAAAGTTTCGTTCATACTTGATTGGAACTAAAGTGATTGTTTATACCGACCATGCTGATCTTTGCTATCTATTGGCAAAGAAAGAAGCCAAGCCTCGGCTGATTTGGTGGATTCTTCTTCTTCAAGAGTTTGACTTGGAGATAAAGGACAAGAATAGTTCTGAGAATTTGGTGGCAAACCACTTGAGTCATCTTATTCGAGATGAAGATATTTTCCCATGGATGAAAAATTTCCCGATGAGAAACTCCTCGCCATGCAAGAAGTTATTCCTTGGTATGCCGACATTGTCAACTTCCTTGCTTCAAAGGAGTAACCAAGTTATCTCACACAAGCACAATGGAATAAAATCAAGCATGATGCTCGCCACTACATATGGGACGAACCTTATCTTTGGAAGCATTGTACAGATCAAATCATTCAAAGGTGTGTCCCTGAATCTGAATTTTGTTCCATCATTGCTTTTTGTCATGCGTATGCTTGTGGTGGACATTTCGGGCCCAAGAGGACAGCCCGTAAGATATTTGGCAGAAATTTCTATTGGCCCACAATTTTCAAAGATTCGTATGCTTATTGTAAGGCATGTGATCATTTTCAACGAGTTGGTAACATAACAGCCAAGGATCAAATGCCTCAAACTCCTATTTTAATTCTTAAGATTTTTTATGTTTGGGGTATGCCTTTCATTGGACCATTCCCATCTTCTTTTGGCTATGAATACATTCTTTTTGCAATGGATTACATATCTAAATGGGTAGAAGTAATTGCAACTAGAACAGATAATTGAAAAACAATGGTAGATTTCATTCGTTCCAACATTTTTGTGCGCTTTGGTACTCCCAAGGCTATACATAGTGATCGAGGCACTCGTTTTTGTAACAAGAGTATAAAAGCATTGTTTCGACACTATAGTGTAACTCACAAGGTGATAGTTGCTTATCATCCACAAGCTAATAGGCAAGTGGAGGATCCTAATTGTGAAGTCAAATTGATACTTGAGAAGACCATGAATCCAAAATGGAAAGATTGGAGTACAAATCTTGATGATGCCTTGTAGGCCAATCGTACGGCATATAAAACACCTATCGATATGTCACTGTATCGGTTGGTGTATGGGAAGCCTTGCCATCTACCGGTAAAGCTGGAGCATAAGGCTTAGTAGGCTATGAAGAAGTGAAACATGGACATGGTTGCTGCAGGACAACAATGAATGCTTCAATTGCATGAGCTGGAAGAAATAcgcaatgaagcatatgagagTTTGAGAATCTACAAAGAGAAAACCAAATCTTTTCATGACAAACATATTCTTCGAAAAAGTTTTGTGGAAGGTCAGAAAGTTCTCATGTATCACTCTTGCCTTAAACTCTTTCTTGGAAAGTTGAAGTCTCGATTGTTAGGTCCGTTCATTGTCACCAAGGTTTTTCCTCATGGAGTGGTCGAAGTTGTAAGTCCAAGTGCTGGCAAGTCTTTTACggtgaatggtcagagattaAAGCAATATTACGAATCAATGGAGGAAGAACAAGCTGATGTAATTCACCTTATTGACCCGGTATATGTTGATGAATGATGCACTAAGTCGAGCTATCGACGGTAAACTTAGCCACTTTGTAATTTAGTTtgctttaattttttctttaagttgaacatttcttttatttttttgtagtaattttagtttaatttatgTAATTAgaaccgtgaaaatcgtgaagaaaaaaaaagagggatTAGGCCACGGCACACCTTTCCTAGGTCGTGGCCCTTTTTCAAACAGAAGTGTCAGGTGTGTTCGCAGGCAGCGGCACGCATTCCTAGGCCGCGGCCCACGAACGCTATTTCAGACGAAGGGGTCTTACCAGGTCACGGTACGCATTTCCTAGGTTGCAGCCCTTTTTCGAAGATAAGCCTCAAGTATGTGCGCGGACCGCGGCACACCTTTCCCAAGCTGCGACCGTTTTTcacaaaaacatcatttttttcgCAGGCTGCAACCCATGAACTTTATtcagaaattttttaaaataaacactcaatttcttccatcattttttttaacaaaaacaacCATTCACCTCTCTTCTCGTTCCCATCACTCTCACCACCGAACCTCCACACCATCTTCTCCAGTTTTCcttgttttcttcattcttcttccatCACCATCACCCTAAATccttctaccaatttttttttcttcttccattatTCCCTAAAACCTCCCCAAATTTCCATCCCTATTCACATACACACACTAATCTGAAAATTCACCCATCCCATCCCAATTTGTTTTCAATTTCTTGTACTTTTCAAGTATACATTCAAAGGAGGTTTGCATTATCATTCAATACTCTCATCAAGTAAGTTTTTCTTTGACCAATTTTTCAATTTGTGAAGAGTATTTGATTTATCAATTGGACAATTGTGGTGTGGTGTATTTTGGAAGCATTGTGAGGTTGTTTATGTTGGTGTATAATGTGTCTTGCATTAATTTGCTTGTTCATTGATGCACATTGTGATTTTTGGGAAGTTTCACTTTATGGCATACATTTTTTGGAGTTTGATATTTTTTGCATTCTGTGTTTGACAAAAAGATTGAGAGGAGTGGAGTATATGGTTGGTGTATGAGTGCTCTTGGTGTACGTTGAAAGCGATTGTGTATGATTTGAGTGGATGCACTGTGTCGTTTCGACACCGGAATTGGTGACATTTAAACTTTTTGGCGTGGTTCAATGTTGATCATTGTGGTGATTTTCTCTTGATTATTTTGGTGACTCACATTGGTGTTTTTTGGATTGTTGTtcttcatttttctattttttgacAGTAATGGCACCCAAGACAAGCAAGAATGGGCACCAATTCCTTATGATCCCCAAGGGTTTGTGTCCAACAAAGCCTATGAGAGATACATGAATGCCATTGCTCATGACAACGTGTGGGTTTCTTAACGAGGATTTGATCTCCACATGCATCATGATCAACCCTTCCTCATGCATTAAATCAAGTCTTGGGGTTGGAAAATTTGTGTGCACATCCCAAACCTGGCATTGGGCCTATTGTTCGTGAATTTTATGCCAATGTTGTGGCACATGTGAACTACAAAGTGAAAGTGAGAGGTGTGGAAGTGTCATTCACAGCATCTGACATTAATagtgtaacgccctcctaatcaaggagcatcacactgtgtactttaaattgcgtcaaacttgctaatcaagtcatttggttataaatgtgtaactaaggttaacatcaaaggttagggttaaacaatttggtcaaaggaactgttgacttttatttaaaaagtttaaacatacatgggatcccaaaatattacagcCAAACTTTTAGaaaaggtgtatatacatcaaaattacagtcggctgacctaagcggcaaaattagggccacaaccctagttcctctaagatatcctcggccgtggtggacgagaaaccgcatatgtacatgccaccaccgaagctctccaactcatggctagtcaagctttcctttttgccttacctgcaccacaaagcacccgtgagccaaggctcagcaagaaaacttaaacatgtgcataaaaAAGGGTAATAATCTACTCATATCAGCATACAATCATAAATAAACGGTCATTGGGCCATTCTGGGGTCGCTGCCCTGAACAGTTGACTTGAGATTCAACTCCGAGGCCCTATCCCCTAGcaatgtgaccatagagtcacccagggccctcgcccttagctctgggtaactacccatagagctagccaaacacttttgtTTCCCATCAACCATTAGGACGGCCTacgtaatagtacattgctggtttaggcctaagcctttcgaccagcgcgtagcgcgctattgctgtccttgactaataagtcaagccctgatcagGTATTCTAATATCACTACAGAAGCAtatatggataggcatacctcaacaagacaaacacgcatacatattaatcacataacatcatcaagtaaccgtaatcatagtaataatcatgcttatttaaTGGGGTCAAGCCCTAGCCACGCAAACTATGCGAACAGTCATGAAACACTTGAGCaagtatagaatattcaagtatgtttaatcaataaaAGGAATGATAACTTAACCATAATCATTCTcaagggcccaagccctattaataaatattattaacagCCTGGCCAagctaatcacatataacatgtattgggtgcagttttcttacctcatgtccgagtatagcataaaataagaatgaacctcgagcacgatcccagttctaagcccttagtgataacctagtcacaacaataatataggattccataaacaacaagcaaataaaggcttctggaccgagtcctagcctccaagacctcaaattctactaaatcgggtagtagaatcgatcccgagacCTAAGGAAAAGATTCCCATCTATAAAAACTCACCATGGCCAAAACAGcccaggtgggccgcgacttgcccttgagggtagTCAGAGGCCCTCCTCCCCTGGAAATGGAACACGGGCCGCGACCTTCCCTTGAGGGTTGCAGCGCGCCTCCTAGACATAAGCCCTCAAGGGCCCTAGGtttggttgggtcgcggccctcaagaacagggccacaacttggccctgcgaacccagacttcctccatttttcatcagaaaattcaaccaaaaccatcccaattccaccctcaaacaataattcaatcatcataacagttttaatatcttgccaacaacaaaacccaactaaaatctAGATTAGAAACCCACCAAAAATCAAACTCTCATActtgagccacaagctcaagaacacctcaaactTTAAGGAAAACAGGGCAGAAATCAATCTGAAACAAGGATTAAGGTATtacctgttggggttttatgccctaattaaaacccaaattctttgtaatctcattttattatcaataaaagaatagaaatcattgtttgacttggttaatcactttgctcacatgttttattttcatgattatttgtttaatataaacttcttttaaatcccaagcatatagctaatcttatttatagtgacgtaatcccagtggaatataaatatgattatatgttcaaaataaattagtcctaagattagtcagtgcataggatttacactgacttgccaatctacgatatgatctacttacacatacagtgctatgttctttccagaacattagcaaagtagataagatcggatgtatttgttacatcagactggaccgatgtTGACAGTTGAtaaaataagtaaacataccgttattatctattctagtcatatcatatagttgaccataggtcaattcaatctctattctgagtgattagtattctaactaattgtattatttgagttctttgacttgttcgttaccagcttaccctacggactagcccatacttacatcttgggaactcagtagtataattgagtgggagtgttaatcatagatatgaacatctatagcttttgatgaagaagtgaaacgatggtttccttttagtttggttcaaggtgttaaatgatagagatctcatttcagtaattaaattagtttattgaaatatcatttacaaggaactaagtgttttaaggataaaatacaatgaggggtaaaatggtattttagtcctttctcattgtagaccgtctatagaggattgagtgacaattatggttgtaacaatagataattaatagcgtatctatatttgttatagagcgttctatgaattcaagagtacaattctgagtctatagtagagtcacgaggaattaataagttaataaatttatttgttagatttatgataacttattggagcttgatttcataggcccatggtccccattgtaccttggataaaatcatctagatagtctcaattaattgatttattcatcaattagaattatcaaagttgaccaggtcaattttggatagtttcacagagttgtgtaattttgagaagaaaagagaaattatggcagatttcttaattaagataaattggtatctaaattaataaataagtttaaatcaaggttcaaattataaataattaattgataaaggatttaaataattattaattaattaaatcaatagaaaataatacaagcattgattttaagtctaatgggcttataatcaaatgggaaatttcacgggcctatagcccatgataatttctacctagggcttcaaaatggatattattctattgattttttaattaaattaaatagcctaattgaATCTATAAAAGGAGTACTTAGAGAAAAGTCAAAagataagtttgataagtcacaagtcagattttctgatagttttagattctctctaaacacaagtcattttctaaacctctttgttattttctcttcttctctctatatctctctcatgtgttgagaattgtccacactagtctaggttgttctaaggatacattggaagattgtgaagaaaatagaagatcggttcagtttcttgataatactctgcgacagaaaggatacaatagttagagaaactgaagatccttatttattttcatgtatatctaatattaaacaaattaatactagatagcctaaaacatgtttctaaaattgaattcaaagagaaacaaaaaaatagaatacttacagtatacgcagcggaattaaagagtctttccctgtataagctaatccaacatcaCCTTAGCTATGAATGGTGATTCCCTAGCCACAAGCTATCTAAATTCTAATCCCGAGCCTACAATTCCTTAGTTTCCAGCCAAATGTACTTAGTTCTTCAAGAAGTTACTTAGGGAagctgagagagaaagagagagagagagagagagtcgattCAGTGAGGTGTTTAAGTGTTTATGCTTTTGTTTCCTTGAGGCTTAAAcaacttaagctaatcccaaggctcgtggtaccaaaaacgtccccgatggcaaaatggtcaaaatccccagcattccctcctaatctctctaactccaaatatatcctcaattattcatacccattacccaataacccaattTAATgtcaaatacctaaaatacctccTTCACTCACCTTGAgttgggtattgggtcccgttatgaatttcccgctaacttgctccctaggatcgtctcgtgccgagtaacccaaataaacccacataataatgtggtctctcacatatatcacatatatgagcATACATACAATTATGctcataacaggccaaattacaaaagcttcccttctaataagaaacgggcacatgcatatttaatatccctaaacatgcataactagttatattatcatataactcacataatcacaatcaaatatatcaaataaacatataatttcataTATTTCCATCCTATCC
The Humulus lupulus chromosome 6, drHumLupu1.1, whole genome shotgun sequence DNA segment above includes these coding regions:
- the LOC133785405 gene encoding uncharacterized protein LOC133785405, whose protein sequence is MLQLHELEEIRNEAYESLRIYKEKTKSFHDKHILRKSFVEGQKVLMYHSCLKLFLGKLKSRLLGPFIVTKVFPHGVVEVVSPSAGKSFTVNGQRLKQYYESMEEEQADVIHLIDPVYVDE